In Mastigocladopsis repens PCC 10914, a single window of DNA contains:
- the petJ gene encoding cytochrome c6 PetJ, which produces MRKILSVLLLSLVIFTFAFNRPAWAVDSVKGAKVFSANCASCHAGGKNLVQANKNLKKDALEKYGMYSQEAITAQVTNGKNAMPAFKGRLKSEQIEDVVAYVLEQADKDWK; this is translated from the coding sequence ATGAGAAAAATTCTTTCAGTATTGTTGCTAAGTTTAGTAATCTTTACCTTTGCCTTTAATCGTCCGGCTTGGGCTGTAGACAGTGTTAAGGGAGCCAAAGTCTTTAGTGCCAATTGCGCTTCTTGTCATGCGGGTGGCAAAAACCTGGTTCAAGCCAACAAAAACCTAAAAAAAGATGCTTTGGAAAAGTACGGGATGTACTCACAGGAAGCCATTACCGCCCAAGTTACAAATGGTAAAAATGCTATGCCCGCCTTTAAAGGTCGTTTAAAATCTGAGCAAATCGAAGACGTAGTGGCATACGTGCTAGAACAAGCCGATAAAGACTGGAAATAA
- the truB gene encoding tRNA pseudouridine(55) synthase TruB translates to MQGFLNLNKPFGWTSHDCVAKTRKLVRLKRVGHAGTLDPAATGVLPVALGKATRLLQYLPGEKAYKATIRLGVRTTTDDLQGDVIASQPCTGLSLEVVKSALQKFEGKIEQIPPLYSAIQVQGKRLYNLARKGEDVEVPARTVEVFKIEILDWREEEFPELDVAIACGVGTYIRAIARDLGVALQTGGTLAALTRTHSSGFDLTNSLTFTDIEAQLQAGRFQPIAPDAALQHLPSITLSATSALKWCQGQHVPVTANIVEILRVYDEDGRFLGIGQLRDDLLIPTMVFEGVA, encoded by the coding sequence ATGCAAGGTTTCCTCAATCTCAACAAACCATTCGGTTGGACTTCCCACGACTGTGTAGCAAAGACGCGCAAACTTGTGCGCCTCAAGCGGGTGGGACACGCTGGAACTTTAGATCCAGCAGCCACAGGAGTATTACCCGTCGCCCTTGGTAAAGCAACTCGCCTGCTACAGTATCTTCCAGGAGAAAAAGCTTACAAAGCGACAATTCGCTTGGGTGTACGTACCACAACCGATGATTTGCAAGGTGACGTTATCGCCTCGCAGCCTTGCACTGGGTTGAGTTTAGAAGTGGTGAAATCAGCACTGCAAAAATTTGAGGGTAAAATCGAGCAAATTCCGCCACTTTACAGCGCTATTCAAGTTCAAGGGAAACGCCTGTACAATTTGGCACGTAAAGGGGAAGATGTAGAAGTGCCAGCACGGACAGTGGAAGTTTTTAAGATAGAAATTTTAGACTGGCGAGAAGAAGAGTTTCCCGAATTGGATGTGGCGATCGCCTGTGGTGTGGGAACATATATTCGGGCGATCGCTCGTGATTTAGGTGTAGCCTTACAAACTGGTGGAACTCTCGCTGCTTTAACACGCACACACAGTAGCGGGTTTGACTTAACAAATAGTCTGACCTTCACTGATATAGAAGCACAGCTGCAAGCTGGGAGATTTCAACCTATTGCTCCTGATGCAGCACTACAGCATCTTCCTTCTATAACTTTAAGCGCAACATCTGCCCTGAAATGGTGTCAAGGTCAGCACGTTCCTGTCACTGCCAATATAGTAGAAATATTACGGGTATATGATGAAGATGGGCGTTTTTTGGGTATTGGACAACTCAGAGACGATTTGTTAATTCCGACAATGGTGTTTGAAGGGGTTGCGTGA
- a CDS encoding acyl-CoA dehydrogenase family protein codes for MQIPNYSKLWRSEHPTTKEEQIMIDFSLTLEQRMLQSKARNFALRDIKPIVQIIEESDNPEIEPWDFCQSIFRKGAELGFTSLLLPTKYGGLGGKCIDIVLVLEELGAADVSIACSYFNLTAAMSLFVTRAGTSEQQERILSHVRSGEPHLFSAAESEPNVATSDLFCPIPDANIGIKTFAQRDGDAYVLNGKKSSLVTNAGIADAYFIIARTALDKPLGESMSIFYVPANTPGLKFGERTQMIGWKPSHHAPIHLDNVRIPAKNLLGQEGEAAKLLMLLPEVAIGLAASYVGLARAAYEYALDYAKKRVSWGRPIIEHQAVALKLADMMINTQAARLTVWEAANTADTNPQLAAMVKAPAAKTFAVDVAIKNAQTAVEILGGYGVTKESQAGKFLNDAFIGYSCDFTREVLRLGLVNCL; via the coding sequence ATGCAAATTCCAAACTACTCTAAGCTATGGCGTTCAGAACATCCAACGACCAAGGAAGAACAAATCATGATTGACTTCAGCCTCACTCTCGAACAGCGGATGTTGCAGTCAAAAGCGCGTAACTTTGCCTTAAGAGACATTAAGCCTATCGTTCAAATCATTGAGGAATCTGATAATCCAGAAATTGAACCTTGGGATTTCTGTCAAAGTATATTCCGCAAGGGAGCTGAACTGGGATTCACGTCATTGTTGCTTCCAACAAAGTACGGTGGGTTGGGTGGAAAATGTATAGATATCGTTTTGGTTTTGGAAGAACTGGGTGCTGCTGATGTCAGTATTGCTTGTAGCTACTTCAATCTCACCGCTGCGATGTCGCTTTTCGTAACTAGGGCTGGAACGAGCGAACAGCAAGAGCGGATATTATCGCATGTCCGTTCTGGGGAGCCTCATCTGTTCAGCGCCGCAGAGAGTGAGCCAAACGTAGCAACCTCAGATTTATTCTGTCCGATACCAGATGCCAACATTGGAATCAAGACCTTTGCACAACGCGATGGCGATGCATACGTCCTCAATGGTAAAAAGTCATCGTTAGTGACAAATGCTGGCATCGCTGATGCATATTTCATCATTGCACGCACAGCTCTTGATAAGCCATTGGGCGAGAGTATGTCCATATTCTACGTTCCAGCAAATACCCCTGGTCTTAAATTTGGTGAGAGGACTCAGATGATTGGCTGGAAACCCTCCCATCATGCTCCCATTCATCTTGATAATGTGCGGATACCTGCAAAGAATCTCCTTGGACAAGAGGGGGAAGCGGCAAAACTCCTCATGCTGCTTCCTGAGGTTGCTATTGGACTTGCAGCTTCCTACGTCGGTTTAGCTCGTGCTGCCTATGAGTATGCCCTAGATTACGCTAAAAAGCGAGTCAGCTGGGGGCGTCCGATTATTGAACATCAGGCAGTTGCCTTGAAGCTGGCTGATATGATGATAAACACACAGGCTGCGCGGTTGACGGTATGGGAGGCTGCCAATACCGCAGACACTAATCCGCAACTCGCTGCGATGGTGAAAGCACCAGCAGCGAAGACTTTTGCTGTGGATGTGGCAATCAAGAACGCACAAACAGCAGTCGAGATTCTTGGTGGATATGGAGTCACTAAGGAGTCTCAAGCGGGTAAGTTTCTTAACGATGCGTTTATTGGATACTCGTGTGATTTCACGCGAGAAGTCTTGCGTCTTGGACTTGTTAACTGTTTGTAG
- a CDS encoding alpha/beta hydrolase, giving the protein MNSLFGHWNSVLRKNSLSLVLSMLLPTLGFGNSAKAAERIYVSYSPFERSIPVTALQKYARKGVIDHDLAVYTQYLKKEQLQQLRRALLNPIKVNPVAVSQFLYTPQGEFLLQRLGEVIKTESRQPKVGLHALRGTLILASAEPGGLTLLNLLRKYPSSSIYINLSRTLGMAAELEKLVNETNRAVTAVSQKSNVEAATIRRPLNFSQLPDLRRKGRFISQKQTLKFFDSVRKRFLLTDVYLPNVHSRVPVIVISHGLGSDSSNFQYLATHLASHGFAVIVPNHPGSDTKQLRALFRGSTSEIAQADEFKNRPLDIKYILDQLEQLSRTDTHFKGRFNLQRVGVFGQSFGGYTALALAGAKINFGQLQKDCQPKALQDTWNLSLLLQCHALQLHGNNPKEYQFRDERVKAVIAVNPMTSSIFGEAGLSQIQTPVMIVASSDDTIAPALYEQLLPFSWIHNSQKYLAVLRHASHFSIIGNGKGSAQQVSLPSEIVGKNPSLARRYMNVLSVPFFETYVAGMPGYTTYLNASYAQAISSHSSDLSLIRSLTRTELAQAKKG; this is encoded by the coding sequence ATGAACAGTTTGTTTGGTCATTGGAATAGCGTCTTGAGAAAGAATTCTCTGTCGCTGGTTCTATCAATGTTGCTGCCTACACTTGGGTTTGGCAATTCTGCCAAAGCAGCAGAACGAATTTATGTATCATATTCACCGTTTGAGCGTTCCATACCTGTTACCGCTTTGCAAAAGTACGCCCGAAAAGGTGTCATAGACCATGACTTGGCAGTGTATACGCAGTATCTGAAAAAAGAGCAGCTTCAGCAGTTACGACGTGCTTTACTCAATCCGATAAAGGTCAATCCAGTAGCGGTTTCGCAATTTCTGTATACACCCCAAGGAGAATTTCTGCTGCAACGGTTGGGAGAAGTCATTAAAACCGAATCTCGTCAACCAAAAGTTGGGCTTCATGCCTTACGAGGGACGCTTATTTTAGCCTCCGCTGAACCAGGAGGTTTAACATTATTGAACTTGTTGCGTAAGTATCCTAGTTCTAGTATTTACATCAATTTGTCGCGAACTTTGGGAATGGCTGCGGAACTAGAAAAACTGGTCAATGAAACGAATCGAGCTGTTACAGCAGTTTCTCAAAAGTCAAATGTCGAAGCTGCAACCATAAGACGACCTTTGAACTTCTCCCAATTGCCAGATTTACGGCGTAAAGGTCGGTTCATATCCCAAAAACAGACGCTGAAGTTTTTCGACTCAGTACGCAAACGGTTCCTGCTGACTGATGTTTACCTTCCCAACGTTCACAGTCGGGTCCCTGTTATTGTCATTTCTCACGGTTTGGGTTCAGACAGCAGTAACTTTCAATATCTAGCCACTCACCTAGCTTCCCACGGGTTTGCTGTCATCGTTCCCAATCATCCCGGGAGTGACACCAAACAATTGCGAGCGCTCTTCAGAGGAAGTACTAGTGAGATAGCCCAAGCGGATGAATTTAAGAATCGACCTCTCGATATCAAATATATACTTGATCAGCTCGAACAGCTCAGCAGAACAGATACACATTTTAAAGGTCGGTTCAACCTGCAAAGAGTTGGAGTCTTTGGTCAATCCTTTGGTGGTTACACAGCTCTTGCCTTGGCGGGTGCAAAAATTAACTTTGGACAACTCCAGAAAGATTGTCAACCGAAAGCACTCCAAGATACCTGGAATCTCTCTTTACTGCTTCAGTGTCATGCACTCCAATTGCATGGCAATAACCCTAAAGAGTATCAATTTCGGGATGAGAGAGTCAAAGCTGTCATTGCAGTTAACCCAATGACCAGCAGTATCTTTGGAGAAGCTGGTTTAAGCCAAATTCAAACTCCAGTGATGATTGTTGCCAGCAGCGATGATACCATCGCGCCAGCTTTATACGAACAACTTCTGCCATTCTCTTGGATTCATAATTCACAAAAGTATCTCGCAGTGCTTCGGCATGCAAGCCACTTTTCCATCATTGGAAATGGCAAAGGTAGCGCACAACAAGTGTCATTACCTTCTGAAATCGTTGGGAAAAATCCAAGCCTTGCAAGACGTTACATGAATGTTTTGAGTGTGCCTTTCTTTGAAACTTATGTCGCAGGAATGCCAGGATACACCACCTACCTCAACGCCTCCTATGCTCAAGCTATTTCGAGTCACTCAAGTGATTTGAGTCTTATCAGATCCCTAACGCGCACCGAATTAGCACAAGCGAAGAAAGGATGA
- a CDS encoding TonB-dependent receptor plug domain-containing protein, with protein MQFSFIIFQVILINFALTTVTLANENNFNHQNSPIKKTPEIPSLNEIEQAYTRAELLTQTPIPSKKPQTTDAPEPNSTTNESEPTVEDDDAIIIDVTGKKDNLPQSTPTYIIEKEEIQKQGATSVSDVLKKLPGFAINDTGHGADIHTGTYYRGASINQSVFLINGRPINTNVNTYHGATDLNSIPVEAIERVELYSGAASTLYGSSAFGGVVNIITKEGSGVPRLNAAVEFGSLNFNNQQLSYGGASGSFRYNLSFERSFIDNRYRVPVGAANRDSQGYLFNADTARSTYFGSFAFDIDSRNTLSLDVTKLSSRRGLIYFGFPLQRDRLDHDNLNIGLSWKTRLGNGDTSVLTTTLGYNQDYFNTYGPSSEFYRTGTLDTQLYSARIDHEWQLTQNNKLRWGLDLQNTDLNGDTYSTVPNRVDLNENENESLLNTALFAVNTWNITDNFQIDLGLRQSFDSKFGNYLNPSVGFKYDIVPALAVRGSWAGGQRNPGLDQLYVYDTVHGWLPNPDLEPETGSSWTAGVDIKFSENLTGQLTYFGSSLDNRLGVVQGKWENIGLVDTNGLEAALRWKIAPGWTTFINYTYTDAKIKTGSEKGLQLGLIPYSVASLGLGYESGGWQANLYATYYSGARRSLYTATGDSTTDFTPSFFNLDFSARVPVTRNLGLTVYLENLLDEQYERVNRIYSPGFTFRLGLTANI; from the coding sequence ATGCAATTTAGTTTTATCATTTTTCAAGTCATATTAATTAACTTTGCTTTAACTACAGTTACGCTAGCAAATGAAAATAATTTTAATCATCAAAATTCTCCTATCAAGAAGACACCAGAAATTCCATCTTTAAATGAGATAGAGCAAGCATACACTCGTGCAGAATTACTGACTCAAACGCCAATCCCATCTAAAAAGCCACAAACAACTGATGCTCCAGAACCAAATTCCACAACAAACGAGTCAGAACCTACAGTTGAAGACGATGACGCAATTATTATAGATGTGACAGGCAAGAAAGATAACCTTCCTCAGTCTACACCAACATACATCATTGAAAAAGAAGAAATTCAAAAACAGGGTGCAACAAGCGTATCTGATGTTTTGAAAAAATTGCCTGGATTTGCTATCAATGACACAGGTCATGGTGCAGATATTCACACAGGTACATACTATCGGGGAGCCTCAATTAACCAATCTGTTTTTCTTATTAATGGCAGACCTATTAACACTAATGTCAACACATATCATGGCGCAACGGATTTAAATAGCATTCCTGTCGAGGCTATTGAACGAGTGGAGTTGTATAGTGGTGCAGCTTCAACCCTCTATGGTTCATCAGCTTTTGGGGGAGTTGTTAATATCATCACTAAAGAAGGTAGCGGTGTTCCTCGCTTAAATGCTGCTGTAGAATTTGGTTCTTTAAATTTTAATAATCAACAGTTGAGCTATGGGGGCGCAAGTGGGTCTTTCAGATACAACCTTAGCTTTGAAAGAAGTTTTATTGATAACCGTTACCGCGTTCCTGTTGGTGCTGCAAATCGTGATTCTCAAGGATATTTATTTAATGCAGACACAGCAAGAAGTACATATTTTGGTAGTTTTGCCTTCGATATAGATTCCAGGAATACCTTAAGTTTAGATGTGACTAAACTTAGCAGTCGTCGGGGATTAATTTATTTTGGCTTTCCTTTACAAAGAGACCGATTAGACCACGATAATTTAAATATTGGCTTATCTTGGAAAACTCGCCTTGGTAATGGTGATACTTCTGTTCTTACAACCACACTAGGATATAACCAAGATTACTTCAACACTTACGGTCCCAGCAGCGAATTTTACCGTACAGGGACTTTAGATACACAATTATATTCGGCTAGGATAGACCATGAGTGGCAACTGACGCAAAATAATAAATTGCGCTGGGGATTAGATTTACAAAACACAGATTTAAATGGTGATACGTACAGTACAGTTCCTAATCGAGTTGACTTGAATGAAAATGAAAACGAGAGCTTGTTAAATACCGCATTATTTGCCGTTAATACTTGGAATATCACCGATAATTTTCAAATAGATTTAGGGTTGAGACAAAGCTTTGACAGCAAATTTGGTAATTATCTCAATCCTAGTGTGGGATTTAAATATGATATTGTTCCAGCATTGGCTGTGCGAGGAAGTTGGGCAGGAGGACAGCGCAATCCTGGTTTGGATCAGTTGTATGTTTATGATACAGTTCATGGATGGCTACCTAACCCTGATTTAGAACCAGAAACTGGTTCTTCTTGGACTGCGGGAGTCGATATTAAGTTTTCTGAAAACTTAACAGGACAACTGACTTACTTCGGTAGTAGTTTAGATAATCGTTTAGGCGTAGTACAAGGAAAATGGGAGAATATCGGGTTAGTTGATACCAATGGTTTAGAGGCAGCGCTGCGGTGGAAAATTGCTCCTGGATGGACAACTTTCATCAACTACACATATACGGATGCCAAAATAAAAACAGGATCCGAAAAAGGGTTACAGTTAGGCTTAATTCCTTACTCTGTAGCCTCTCTTGGTCTTGGTTATGAAAGTGGAGGCTGGCAGGCTAATTTGTATGCTACTTACTATAGTGGCGCTCGTCGTTCCTTATACACGGCAACCGGGGATTCAACTACAGATTTTACGCCATCTTTCTTTAATTTAGATTTTAGCGCTCGCGTTCCTGTCACAAGAAATTTAGGATTGACAGTTTACTTAGAAAATTTACTCGATGAACAATACGAGCGAGTCAATCGTATCTATAGCCCTGGATTTACTTTTCGCCTCGGTTTAACAGCTAATATTTAA
- a CDS encoding RpoD/SigA family RNA polymerase sigma factor, giving the protein MYQTEQQSLKETMNIADLGIMATMGSAADNEELFNTLDAVADEESQIVVENLEAEDRNGDKMAAARPSGYNKTEYDDAVGAFFKEMARYPLLKPDEEVELARRVRFVEEIRELQVSLFEQLGDQASKATVASHLEMTEKQLEHRLYQGRVAKRKMIRSNLRLVVSIAKRYLNRGVPFLDLIQEGAMGLNRATEKFDPDKGYKFSTYAYWWIRQAITRAIANDARTIRLPIHIVEKLNKLKKAQRELKQRLGRNPSEEEMAEALEIPAPQLRQLQQLRRQALSLNHRVGKEEDTELMDLLEDEDNLSPEAKMNESMMRQEIWDVLGDVLTPREKDVISLRYGLITSEPCTLEEVGTMFNLSRERVRQIQSKAMRKLRRPHIAKRLKGWLI; this is encoded by the coding sequence ATGTACCAAACAGAGCAACAATCCCTCAAGGAAACTATGAATATCGCTGACTTGGGAATAATGGCAACAATGGGAAGTGCTGCTGATAATGAAGAATTATTTAATACGTTAGACGCAGTGGCAGATGAAGAATCCCAAATTGTTGTAGAAAATCTGGAAGCCGAAGACCGCAATGGAGATAAAATGGCGGCGGCGCGTCCCTCGGGATATAACAAAACCGAGTATGACGATGCTGTTGGGGCGTTTTTTAAAGAAATGGCGCGATACCCATTGTTAAAGCCAGATGAAGAGGTGGAATTAGCGCGGAGAGTTCGGTTTGTAGAGGAAATTAGGGAATTACAAGTCTCGTTATTTGAACAACTAGGAGATCAAGCGAGTAAGGCAACTGTAGCATCTCATCTTGAGATGACAGAAAAACAACTAGAACATCGCTTGTATCAAGGGCGAGTCGCGAAACGTAAAATGATTCGCTCAAACCTACGGTTAGTAGTATCTATTGCTAAGCGATATTTAAATCGCGGCGTTCCTTTTCTAGATTTAATTCAAGAAGGAGCGATGGGGTTAAATCGTGCTACTGAAAAATTTGACCCAGATAAAGGATATAAGTTTTCTACTTACGCTTATTGGTGGATTAGACAAGCGATTACGCGAGCAATAGCCAACGATGCGCGGACGATTCGCTTGCCCATTCATATTGTTGAAAAACTTAACAAACTTAAAAAAGCCCAGCGGGAACTTAAACAAAGATTAGGGCGCAATCCCAGCGAAGAAGAAATGGCGGAAGCTCTGGAAATTCCCGCGCCACAACTACGTCAGCTGCAACAACTACGACGACAAGCACTTTCCCTCAACCACCGTGTTGGTAAAGAAGAAGACACGGAATTGATGGATTTGCTAGAAGATGAAGATAACCTATCTCCAGAAGCAAAAATGAACGAAAGCATGATGCGCCAGGAGATTTGGGACGTTTTAGGTGACGTACTCACCCCACGGGAAAAAGATGTAATCTCTCTGCGGTACGGTCTAATTACCAGCGAACCCTGTACCTTGGAAGAAGTTGGGACTATGTTCAATCTTTCCCGCGAGCGAGTTCGGCAAATCCAAAGCAAAGCTATGCGGAAGTTGCGGCGTCCTCACATAGCCAAACGTTTAAAGGGATGGCTCATATAG
- the priA gene encoding primosomal protein N', whose amino-acid sequence MYMNGVSLPPLVVAQAGESYHSGTTENRWIEVLVDCPGSSGLYTYRLPSQLEVKPGDILSVPFGTQLLGGIAIRFLTQPPTDLPLEKIRDVEDIVSVGFFPSSYWELLNRVAAYYYTPLIQVIRVALPPGLLGRSQRRIRLVNRVGGVERVEGVGGKMTPSSSPTSPTSPSSLPFLSPAAQQILKLLQAQADGNYSFAYLQQQVKAAYRGVRELQRRGLVESYLEPPRLTRPKQQKAVTLIGSTFERDLTSRQREVLEVLRRRGGELWQSELLQVCNTSTSMLKTLEQKGYVVIQEREVMRTPPVFLPLADGTQGGLLAVEQTKILTPDQSEALGVITHLDGCATVLLHGVTGSGKTEVYLQAIAPLLAQGKSALVLVPEIGLTPQLTDRFSARFGNKVSVYHSALSDGERYDTWRQMLTGEPQVVIGTRSAVFAPLPNLGLIILDEEHDSSFKQDSPIPTYHARTVAQWRAELENCPLVLGSATPALETWVSVRDTGTREQGEKFSPSPLPPLPVSSYYLSLPERIHSRPLPPVEVVDMRQELQQGNRSIFSRSLQEALHQLQERRQQGILFIHRRGHSTFVSCRSCGYVVECPNCDVSLAYHHTEENAPQVLRCHYCNFVRSHPQNCPECSSPYLKFFGSGTQRVAQELAKQVPQLRFIRFDSDTTRTKGAHRTLLTQFVNGEADLLVGTQMLTKGLDLPQVTLVGVVAADGLLHLSDYRASERAFQTLTQVAGRAGRGEEPGRVIIQTYTTEHPVIEAVQNHGYQSFTDAELEQRQALNYPPYGRLILLRLSSPDPVLVDNTAQIIAAALPQQEGFDILGPAPASILRVANRYRWQILLKFAPSALPQLPDWEEVRKLCPQSVSLTIDVDPMNMM is encoded by the coding sequence ATGTATATGAATGGCGTTAGTTTGCCTCCTTTGGTGGTTGCCCAAGCTGGTGAATCGTACCACTCAGGAACAACTGAGAATCGTTGGATTGAAGTGCTAGTGGACTGTCCGGGAAGTTCAGGACTGTATACATATCGGCTGCCATCTCAGTTGGAAGTAAAACCAGGGGATATTTTGAGTGTGCCATTTGGTACGCAACTGCTAGGAGGAATCGCCATTCGTTTTCTAACACAACCTCCAACAGATCTACCACTAGAAAAAATCCGCGATGTGGAAGATATTGTCAGCGTGGGTTTTTTTCCCTCCAGTTATTGGGAACTTTTAAACCGAGTTGCAGCATACTACTACACACCCCTCATTCAAGTCATACGTGTCGCTTTACCACCAGGTTTATTAGGGCGATCGCAGCGTCGTATCCGCCTTGTGAACAGAGTGGGGGGAGTAGAGAGAGTAGAGGGAGTAGGGGGAAAAATGACTCCTTCATCTTCCCCTACTTCCCCCACTTCCCCATCTTCCCTACCCTTCCTCTCCCCAGCAGCGCAGCAAATTCTGAAACTTTTACAAGCACAAGCAGATGGAAATTATAGCTTCGCCTACCTGCAACAACAAGTAAAAGCAGCTTACCGGGGTGTACGGGAGTTGCAGCGACGGGGTTTAGTAGAAAGTTACTTAGAACCCCCACGACTGACTCGACCAAAACAGCAAAAAGCAGTCACACTGATAGGCAGTACATTTGAACGCGACTTAACTAGTCGCCAGCGAGAGGTTTTAGAAGTGCTGCGAAGGCGCGGGGGTGAATTGTGGCAAAGTGAACTGTTACAAGTTTGTAACACAAGTACATCCATGCTCAAGACGTTAGAACAAAAGGGGTACGTTGTTATTCAAGAACGAGAAGTCATGCGAACTCCTCCTGTGTTCCTCCCACTTGCAGATGGGACGCAAGGGGGTTTGCTAGCGGTGGAACAGACAAAAATACTAACACCAGATCAATCGGAAGCGTTAGGGGTTATTACCCATCTAGATGGATGTGCTACGGTACTGTTACATGGTGTCACAGGTTCTGGAAAAACAGAGGTGTATTTGCAAGCAATAGCTCCTCTTTTAGCGCAAGGCAAGTCTGCCCTCGTTTTAGTACCAGAAATTGGGCTGACACCGCAGCTAACTGACCGTTTTTCCGCTCGTTTTGGAAACAAAGTTAGCGTTTACCACAGCGCCCTTTCAGACGGTGAACGTTACGACACCTGGCGGCAAATGTTAACAGGAGAACCCCAAGTGGTTATAGGTACGCGAAGTGCAGTTTTCGCCCCCTTACCAAACTTGGGCTTAATTATATTAGATGAAGAACACGACAGCAGCTTTAAGCAAGATTCTCCCATCCCCACATACCACGCCCGCACGGTTGCCCAATGGCGAGCAGAGTTAGAAAACTGTCCCTTGGTGTTAGGTTCAGCAACACCCGCCCTTGAAACGTGGGTGAGTGTTAGAGACACGGGGACACGGGAACAAGGAGAAAAATTCTCCCCCTCCCCCCTTCCCCCTCTCCCCGTGTCCTCTTACTACCTCTCCCTCCCCGAACGCATCCACTCCCGTCCTCTACCTCCTGTGGAAGTTGTGGATATGCGGCAAGAATTGCAGCAGGGAAACCGTTCTATATTTAGTCGCTCTCTGCAAGAAGCTTTGCACCAACTGCAAGAACGCCGTCAGCAAGGAATTTTATTTATCCATCGTCGGGGACACAGTACATTTGTCTCTTGCCGTAGTTGTGGATATGTGGTAGAATGCCCAAACTGCGATGTGTCGCTGGCATATCATCACACTGAAGAAAACGCGCCTCAAGTATTACGGTGTCATTACTGTAACTTTGTGCGATCGCATCCCCAAAACTGCCCCGAATGCAGTTCTCCATATCTCAAATTTTTTGGCAGTGGAACCCAACGAGTCGCCCAGGAGTTAGCAAAACAGGTTCCCCAATTACGATTCATCCGCTTTGATAGCGATACCACCCGCACAAAGGGAGCGCACCGCACTCTTCTGACTCAGTTTGTCAACGGTGAAGCAGATTTGTTAGTAGGTACGCAAATGCTCACCAAGGGATTAGATTTGCCTCAGGTAACACTTGTGGGTGTTGTTGCTGCTGATGGGTTGTTGCATTTATCAGACTACCGCGCCAGCGAACGGGCATTTCAAACCTTGACACAGGTTGCTGGACGTGCTGGCAGAGGAGAAGAGCCGGGAAGAGTCATTATTCAAACATACACCACTGAACATCCTGTGATTGAAGCAGTGCAAAATCATGGTTATCAGTCTTTCACGGATGCTGAATTGGAACAACGGCAAGCACTCAATTATCCCCCCTACGGACGGTTAATTTTATTGCGCCTGAGTAGTCCCGATCCAGTTCTGGTAGATAATACTGCCCAGATAATAGCAGCAGCTTTACCTCAACAAGAGGGGTTCGATATTTTGGGACCAGCACCAGCTAGTATTTTACGGGTAGCTAATCGTTATCGCTGGCAGATCTTGCTAAAATTTGCCCCCAGTGCCTTGCCACAATTGCCAGATTGGGAGGAAGTGCGTAAACTGTGTCCTCAGTCTGTCAGTTTAACGATTGATGTAGACCCAATGAATATGATGTGA
- a CDS encoding GNAT family N-acetyltransferase: MTSHSDLTLRFAEPTDCDVLFKLIKALADYEKLSHAVTGNPTALKEHLFGSPSYVEAILAEYTGQAVGFALFFHNYSTFLTKPGIYLEDLFVLPEYRRHGIGKALLIKLAQIAVERGCGRLEWSVLDWNEPAIAFYRRMGATILDDWRICRVTEEALIELGGRE; encoded by the coding sequence ATGACTTCGCATAGCGATTTAACTTTGCGTTTTGCTGAACCAACCGATTGCGACGTATTGTTTAAATTAATTAAGGCGCTGGCAGATTACGAAAAATTGTCTCATGCCGTTACGGGCAATCCTACGGCATTAAAGGAGCATCTATTTGGCTCCCCAAGTTACGTAGAAGCAATATTAGCAGAATATACAGGGCAAGCTGTAGGGTTTGCCCTATTTTTTCATAATTATTCAACATTTTTGACAAAACCAGGAATTTACCTAGAAGATTTGTTTGTTCTACCAGAATATCGGCGACATGGTATTGGTAAAGCGCTGCTGATTAAATTAGCTCAGATAGCTGTAGAGAGGGGTTGCGGAAGGTTAGAGTGGAGTGTTTTGGATTGGAACGAGCCAGCCATTGCATTTTATCGCCGGATGGGAGCAACTATTTTAGATGATTGGCGAATTTGTCGTGTAACCGAAGAGGCGCTTATCGAGTTAGGGGGTAGGGAGTAG